The Pelistega ratti genome window below encodes:
- a CDS encoding OmpA family protein — MKKSLLSVALLAALSACTTPKELGQPLEKWHNFTSSSVSTPQLEENQSQIVFFRQDDIQGPAVNVYINGNYQASLLPNAFTPVTVCAAKTLISSSFSTNAAFGNRTYGVNYTLPVGQTTFVKVIQDQRGQLTFVRVNEQEAQMAINQLPKENQTLSRVPAPEQCGEPVLANAELDASALFAFNKAGYNDILPNGKQEIISFAQGIASLSGVSKLVVSGHTDPEGSVAYNQRLSQQRAETVKAALVNAGVGLPIEVVGYGESQPVVTHCGALEGKAKQACNQPNRRVEITVYGQQQ, encoded by the coding sequence ATGAAAAAAAGCCTACTTAGCGTAGCACTATTAGCAGCATTAAGTGCTTGTACAACGCCAAAAGAGTTAGGGCAACCACTTGAAAAATGGCATAACTTTACCTCATCATCAGTAAGTACACCACAGCTTGAAGAAAACCAATCCCAAATCGTGTTCTTCCGTCAAGATGATATTCAAGGTCCAGCGGTGAATGTTTACATTAATGGTAATTACCAAGCCTCTTTATTACCAAATGCCTTTACGCCTGTAACGGTTTGTGCCGCTAAAACATTGATAAGCTCATCTTTTAGTACAAATGCCGCGTTTGGTAATCGCACATATGGGGTGAACTATACCCTACCAGTAGGACAAACGACTTTTGTTAAAGTCATTCAAGATCAACGCGGTCAATTGACATTTGTGCGTGTTAATGAGCAAGAAGCACAAATGGCGATTAACCAATTACCCAAAGAAAACCAAACTTTATCACGTGTACCAGCCCCAGAGCAGTGTGGTGAGCCTGTATTAGCCAATGCCGAATTAGATGCTAGTGCCTTATTTGCCTTTAATAAAGCAGGCTATAACGACATTCTTCCTAACGGAAAACAAGAAATTATTAGCTTTGCACAAGGGATTGCCTCATTAAGTGGGGTGAGTAAATTAGTTGTGAGTGGTCATACCGATCCAGAGGGTTCAGTCGCGTATAACCAACGTTTATCACAACAACGTGCCGAAACGGTTAAAGCAGCTTTAGTCAATGCAGGCGTTGGCTTACCAATTGAAGTGGTGGGTTATGGCGAAAGCCAACCAGTGGTAACACATTGCGGTGCATTAGAAGGAAAAGCAAAACAAGCGTGTAACCAGCCAAATCGCCGTGTTGAAATCACTGTTTACGGTCAACAACAGTAA
- the rpoD gene encoding RNA polymerase sigma factor RpoD, with product MAKVSKRTAEKTGSTSKKVSAKADATESSTTNKSLKKELPMTDKKTSANTAKKTAVEKVESAEETVKADTKSTKSTAKASKTTKPAASKAEKSKASKKTAKKVIEDLDDDLDDDFDSFDDDFDTPPKSKKSPGRPKSTISSDDLDFDDDNGDDDSVDIDFSDVKSNRSKRRGDAGGRNISPEQIEARRAQMKQLIKQGKDRGYLTYAEINDHLSDDLVDVDALDSIISTFNEMGIPVYDQAPSAEDLILNDNTPISDDDDVEDEAEAALTTVDSEFGRTTDPVRIYMREMGSVELLTRSGEIEIAQRIEDGLKAMVMAIAASPTTVEEILRHIQRVRDGQAQIDEIVDGLISEDGEEYAGSGVTLEDESDDVPAGGMSSKQIEMLHEQALEKFDRVEKAFKIMKEECEKGAYQSDTYEKAHQIIYDELLGVRFTAKIVERLADTLRGQVEQVRHLERQMLAVCVDRVEMPREHFIASFPGHETDLEWVHKEIQSGAPYAERLERFIPDIHEIQEKFIELEKEVILPIQDLKDVNKRMANGEAKAKKAKQEMIEANLRLVISIAKKYTNRGLQFLDLIQEGNIGLMKAVDKFEYRRGYKFSTYATWWIRQAITRSIADQARTIRIPVHMIETINKMNRINRQILQETGVEPDPATLAQKMEMPVDKVRRILKIAKEPISMETPIGDDDDSHLGDFIEDVGTLAPADSALQRSMSEVFEEVINSLTQREGKVLRMRFGIGMSSDQTLEEVGKQFDVTRERIRQIEAKALRKLRHPSRADKLKSFLENN from the coding sequence ATGGCTAAGGTAAGTAAACGAACGGCAGAGAAAACGGGTTCTACAAGCAAAAAGGTAAGCGCAAAAGCCGATGCAACAGAAAGCAGTACGACAAATAAATCTCTTAAAAAAGAACTCCCTATGACAGACAAAAAGACAAGTGCAAATACGGCTAAAAAAACAGCAGTTGAAAAAGTTGAATCAGCAGAAGAAACAGTAAAGGCAGATACTAAATCAACAAAATCGACCGCTAAGGCTAGTAAAACGACTAAACCAGCAGCTTCTAAAGCGGAAAAATCTAAAGCCTCCAAAAAGACAGCTAAAAAAGTCATTGAAGACCTAGATGATGATTTAGATGATGACTTTGATAGCTTTGATGATGATTTTGATACACCGCCTAAAAGTAAAAAATCACCCGGTCGTCCTAAATCAACTATTTCATCAGATGACTTAGATTTTGATGATGATAATGGAGATGATGACAGCGTTGATATTGATTTTTCAGATGTAAAATCTAATCGCTCAAAACGGCGTGGTGATGCGGGTGGACGAAATATCTCTCCAGAGCAAATAGAAGCACGTCGCGCACAGATGAAACAATTAATTAAGCAAGGTAAAGATCGTGGTTATCTTACTTATGCGGAGATTAATGACCATTTATCTGATGATTTGGTGGATGTTGATGCCTTAGACAGTATTATCAGCACATTTAATGAGATGGGTATTCCTGTTTATGATCAAGCCCCATCTGCTGAAGATTTAATTCTTAATGATAATACGCCTATCAGTGATGATGACGATGTGGAAGATGAGGCAGAAGCAGCATTAACCACAGTTGATTCTGAGTTTGGTCGAACCACGGATCCTGTGCGTATTTATATGCGTGAAATGGGTTCAGTAGAGCTACTCACTCGTTCAGGCGAAATTGAAATTGCACAGCGTATCGAAGATGGCTTAAAGGCGATGGTAATGGCAATTGCCGCATCACCTACGACAGTAGAAGAAATTTTACGTCATATTCAGCGTGTTCGTGATGGTCAAGCACAAATTGACGAAATTGTTGATGGCTTAATCTCTGAAGATGGTGAAGAATATGCGGGTTCTGGTGTTACGTTAGAAGATGAATCGGATGATGTACCTGCTGGTGGTATGAGTAGTAAGCAAATTGAAATGCTACATGAACAGGCATTAGAGAAGTTTGATCGTGTAGAAAAAGCTTTCAAAATCATGAAAGAAGAGTGCGAAAAAGGTGCTTATCAATCTGATACTTATGAAAAAGCCCATCAAATTATTTATGATGAGTTATTAGGGGTACGTTTTACAGCAAAAATTGTTGAGCGTTTAGCCGATACATTGCGAGGACAAGTAGAACAAGTTCGTCATTTAGAGCGTCAAATGCTAGCGGTTTGTGTTGATCGTGTTGAGATGCCTCGTGAGCATTTTATTGCCTCTTTCCCAGGGCATGAAACAGATTTAGAATGGGTTCATAAAGAAATCCAATCAGGCGCTCCTTATGCTGAAAGACTAGAACGTTTTATTCCTGATATTCATGAAATTCAAGAAAAATTTATTGAATTAGAAAAAGAAGTTATTCTTCCTATTCAAGATCTGAAAGATGTCAATAAACGTATGGCAAATGGTGAAGCCAAAGCGAAGAAAGCCAAACAAGAAATGATTGAAGCTAACTTACGCTTGGTGATTTCGATTGCCAAAAAATATACCAATCGTGGTTTGCAATTCTTGGATTTAATTCAAGAGGGTAATATTGGTTTGATGAAAGCAGTTGATAAGTTTGAATACCGCCGAGGTTATAAGTTCTCGACTTATGCTACATGGTGGATTCGACAAGCCATTACTCGCTCTATTGCGGATCAAGCGAGAACTATCCGTATTCCTGTGCATATGATTGAAACGATTAATAAGATGAACCGTATTAATCGTCAAATTTTACAGGAAACAGGGGTAGAACCTGATCCAGCTACCTTGGCTCAAAAAATGGAAATGCCTGTTGATAAGGTTCGCCGTATTTTAAAAATTGCGAAAGAACCTATTTCAATGGAAACACCGATTGGTGATGATGATGATTCACATTTAGGCGATTTCATTGAAGATGTGGGTACATTAGCACCTGCTGATTCTGCTTTACAACGTTCAATGAGTGAGGTTTTTGAAGAGGTAATTAATTCCTTAACGCAAAGAGAGGGTAAAGTTCTTCGTATGCGTTTTGGTATTGGAATGAGTTCGGATCAAACCCTTGAAGAAGTTGGTAAACAATTTGATGTAACGCGTGAGCGTATTCGTCAAATTGAGGCAAAAGCACTGCGTAAATTGCGTCATCCTAGTCGAGCAGACAAACTAAAAAGCTTCTTAGAAAATAACTAA